The Flavobacterium johnsoniae UW101 genomic interval AATTGTGTTCCTATTTGTTCTTTTTCTGTTCCAGCCGCTAAAGGTTTAGCATTTACATACGCATCAATACTTGCCTGACTTGCAGGAGCAGCGCCATAAACTTCTAATTGTTTAATTCCAGCCTCAACTCCTTTTTTATAAAAATCAGCTGCAGATCCTGCAACCCAGCCTCTGTAAGCTGCTTCTGCTAATAACAATTGTGATTCTGAATAACTTACATGTAAAAAAGGAGTAGTTCTTAATTTTAAATACGGCTGAATACCTGATGCAGCATTTGAACCACCTACAACTTCCCATCTAAAAACTCCCGGACGAACTCCTTCATACAATTCCTCTCCCGGACCAATAGGACCTCCATTAACACTTCCTGTTTTTGGAGTTGCAAGCATTTTCAGCCTAGGATCGCCATTATCTCTTAAATAATCAATTAAAAGAGAACTAAAATGATCTCCATGTTCGTCTGAAATAAACCCATATGATAATCCATTTCCTCTAAAATCTAATGTAGCAGGATTATCATTAAAAGGAAAATCTAAATGATGCATAAGACAATTGTCATCGTTGCTTTCGAAAACACCATTTTGAAAAGCTGCTTTTGCTTGTTTTTCAGCTTCAGCCGGACTCACTTCTGAAATTCTCATCGCCAGACGCAAACGCATTGTATTAGCTAATTTTTTCCATTTTGAAATATCGCCATTATAAAACAAATCTCCTTTTACCGATCCTCCTGAAGCATTTAACTGCGTAAAAGATTCATCTAAATCTTTGAAGAAAGAATTGTAAATATCTTGCTGTTTATCGTATTTAGGCGTTACAATACCTTGAGAAAAACCTAAACCAGCTTCAGAATAAGGGACATCTCCATAAATATCGGTTAGACGCTGTGCAACCATAACTTTCATAATCTTTGCTACAGCATTCATATTTGATGCAGCAGGATCATTACTTGTATTTTTTATAATGTCAACAACATTTTTTAATTCGTTAGCATACACGTTTCTCCATAATGCTGTTGCATATTCGTCTACCTTTTTAAATTTACTTCCGTATTCTGTTACAGCCCATGAACCTGAATAATGCTGCACAAAACCACCAGAATATATTAAGTTCGTTCTATGCTGATAATATCCGTCTCCAGACATACATAATTGAGTAAATGTAAGCTGACCTGCAGGATTTGGAGCTAACGCAACCGGATCCTTTATCAGTTCGTCAAAATTTTCTGTACAGCTTACTACTGAAAAACCAGTTAATGCCGCTATTAGTATATGTTTAATTTTCATAATGTACTTTTTTAGAATGTAACCTTAATATTAAATCCATATGATCTTCTAAATGGCAATGAACCATACTCAAAACCTTGTCCGTTTCCTGAAGTGTACATTGACTCTGGATCAATATTTGGTAAATCTTTACTGAATGTCAATAGATTTCGCGCAAATGCTGAGATGTAAATTGAATTGATTTTTGCTCCTTCAAAAACACTTTTTGGTATAGTGTATCCTAAACTTACTTCTCTTAATTTCACATAAGACGCATCGTAAATAAATGGTGCCGGAGTATTATCAAAAACATTAGTCCAATAAGCCTGAGGATCTACAGGTTTTTCATTTCTAACATAGTTTGGATTTTGTGCTGTTCCTGTATTAACAACTCCATTTGCTACATAACCTGCAGTTGGAACCCATGATTGAATATTAAAATTTGGATCACTTGCAGCGGCCTGCGCTCTTGCTGCATTGTAAGCATCTCTTCCTTCTGTAGTTACATCAAGTAAACCTTTTGTTGCAGCAACAGAATTTGTCATAGAATAAACATCCATACCAAACTTCATATCTAATAAAAACTGAAGAGTAATTCCTTTATAAGAAAATCTGTTTGTTAAACCGGCTGCCCAGTCTGGAACACCTTTCCCTAAAACAACTTTAGTATCTGTATATAAAGGAAGTCCGTTTGCACCTACAATCATTTCACCTGATTCTGTTCTTTGAAAATCTTTTCCAATAATAGTTCCGTACTGACCTCCAACTTGTGCTACAATTGCAGCGCCAGCCCAACGAGCCTCAGAAATAGTGTACGTATTGATATCTGGATGTAAAGACAAAATTGAGTTTTTGTTTTTAGAGAAGTTTAAATCAATTCCCCATTCAAAACTATTTGTTTTAATAGGAGTTCCAGATAAAAAGATCTCGATACCTTCGTTTCGTAATTTTCCAGCATTTACAGAAAGAAACTCGTAACCTGATGTTGCAGAAGAAGCTAAATCAAGAGTTTGATCTGACGTATCTTCACGATAAACTGTAATATCTGCTCTTAATCTGTTTTTAAAGAAAGCTGTTTCTAAACCAAACTCAGTTCCTGTTTTTGACTGATATGTTAAGTTAAGATTTGGTGCCGAAGTATTTTTAATATTTACAACACTCTGACCATCATAAGATGAATAAGTCGTGTAGTTTAATGAGTTCTTGTAAGCTCCCGGTGCATTTGATACATTTGCCCAAGATGCTCTAAACTTACCATAAGAGAACGCATCACTTTTAATATTAAATGCATCTGAAAATACAAAACCTAATGAAACTGCCGGATAAAAAGCATCTTTATTAATAACGCTGAACCAGTCATTTCTTCCTGTAAATTCTGCATACAAATATCCTTTATAATCTAGTTTTGCAGAACCGTAAACAGAATTTGTTCTTGTTTTTGTTTCTGTAGGAGCGTTTATAGTATGAGTTGTAAAATTACTTATATACTCTGTTCCAGGCTCAATGATATTAATTCCAGAACTTGAATTTTCCTGTCTTCTAAAATCTCTGCGGCTTGTTCCTAAAATTCCTGAAAAAGTTAAATCATTAGCTAATTTAATATCGCTGATAGTAGCAATAATATCAGTATTCATTTCAGAAACCGTAATATCATTTAAACCAATATATCCTGTTTCTCTTCCCGGCCAGGTACTTCCGGCTGCCATGAAATCTTTTGCACCAAAAACATAAGTATCTAAACCTGTTCTAAAAGTCAGAGCAATCCAGTCTTTTAACTTATATGTACCGGCAACATTCCCCATAAAACGGTTTTTCTTAGAAGTATTGTGGTTTGCTTCGGTAGTCATGTAGGGATTTAACTGATAAATATTGTTGTTCCATTTATAAATTTCACCAGTTTCTTCATTCTTGTAATTTTTCAGCCAGGCCTGATCTATATTTGGAGCCAATCCTGTTAATGAATAACCAACGTTGTTTGGAGAATCTCCTAAACCCGGTCTGTTTTCTGTATTCTCAACCATGTAATTTACATTGGCATCCAAAGTAAATTTATCTGATTTTAATGTCGCATTTAAACTTGCATCGTTTCTTTCTAATCCGGAACCCGGCACAACATCATCATTTTTTAAATTATTGAATCCAAAGCGGACATAAGCATTTTCACTTCCTCCGGAAAGAGCAATTCCGTTAGTAGTTGTAAATCCTGTTCTAAAAAAGCCTTTAATATTATTATCAACTCTGGCATAAGGTTTCATTGAGCCATCAAATATTTTAATCTCCTGCCCTACAGTTTCAGAAAATTTAGGTCCCCATGAACTTGTAGTGTATTGATAAATTTCATTAGGTGCTTTTGACGGATCAGGCAGAATTCCATGTGAACCTGAACCATATTCAGTTTGAAAATCATCATATTTAGCATATACCTTATCAAAACTAACCCCGCTGGTTAATTCGACCTGTAGTTTTCCTTTGCTTCCTTTTTTAGTTGTAATTAAGATAACACCATTTAACGCTCTAGAGCCGTATAAAGCTGATGCTGCTGCTCCTTTTAAAACCGTAAGACTTTCAATGTTGTTAGGATTAATACTCGAAATACCGTCTCCGTTATCTCTACCGTCAAACCATTTACTTGCTGCAGCACTATCGTTAGAAAGTCCGGTATTATCAATAGGCACACCATCTACAATATACAAAGGCTGGTTATTCTCTCCAATACTAGATATACCTCTAATAATAACTCTTGTACTTCCTCCTACTCCTGTTGCAGGTATCGAAACATCAACCCCAGCAACTCGGCCAGAAAGTGCTGTAGCCACATTTGTTGTAATTACTTTGCTCAATTGTTCTCCTTTAACATCCTGAACAGCATAACCCAATTCTTTTTTCTGTCTCTTAATACCTAACGCTGTAACGACAACTTCATTTAAGTTTTGAGTATCCTGAGTCAATACAACATTAATTGTTGGTGATGTACCAACAGTTACAGTTTTAGTTTTAATTCCTATATACGAAAATGCCAAAACATCCCCAGCAGATGCCTGAATCGTATACATACCGTCATAATCACTTTGACTTACCGTTTTTGTGCCTTGAATAATAATACTTACTCCCGGCAGCGGCAATCCATTTTGATCGCTTACCAAACCTTTGATTGTCTTTACTTGTGCAAGCGAAACCTGCGCCGTAAAAGCCATCATAAGGGCTAACATAATTTGTTTCATTTTTATCATGGTTTTGATTAGTTGTTGATA includes:
- a CDS encoding SusD/RagB family nutrient-binding outer membrane lipoprotein: MKIKHILIAALTGFSVVSCTENFDELIKDPVALAPNPAGQLTFTQLCMSGDGYYQHRTNLIYSGGFVQHYSGSWAVTEYGSKFKKVDEYATALWRNVYANELKNVVDIIKNTSNDPAASNMNAVAKIMKVMVAQRLTDIYGDVPYSEAGLGFSQGIVTPKYDKQQDIYNSFFKDLDESFTQLNASGGSVKGDLFYNGDISKWKKLANTMRLRLAMRISEVSPAEAEKQAKAAFQNGVFESNDDNCLMHHLDFPFNDNPATLDFRGNGLSYGFISDEHGDHFSSLLIDYLRDNGDPRLKMLATPKTGSVNGGPIGPGEELYEGVRPGVFRWEVVGGSNAASGIQPYLKLRTTPFLHVSYSESQLLLAEAAYRGWVAGSAADFYKKGVEAGIKQLEVYGAAPASQASIDAYVNAKPLAAGTEKEQIGTQLWITYLFNSIEAYSNWRRTGYPHLLPITNSDSQTGGVVPTRLYYPNDEMQKNEKNYMEAVQRMGGTNDWTGKVWWDVN
- a CDS encoding SusC/RagA family TonB-linked outer membrane protein codes for the protein MKQIMLALMMAFTAQVSLAQVKTIKGLVSDQNGLPLPGVSIIIQGTKTVSQSDYDGMYTIQASAGDVLAFSYIGIKTKTVTVGTSPTINVVLTQDTQNLNEVVVTALGIKRQKKELGYAVQDVKGEQLSKVITTNVATALSGRVAGVDVSIPATGVGGSTRVIIRGISSIGENNQPLYIVDGVPIDNTGLSNDSAAASKWFDGRDNGDGISSINPNNIESLTVLKGAAASALYGSRALNGVILITTKKGSKGKLQVELTSGVSFDKVYAKYDDFQTEYGSGSHGILPDPSKAPNEIYQYTTSSWGPKFSETVGQEIKIFDGSMKPYARVDNNIKGFFRTGFTTTNGIALSGGSENAYVRFGFNNLKNDDVVPGSGLERNDASLNATLKSDKFTLDANVNYMVENTENRPGLGDSPNNVGYSLTGLAPNIDQAWLKNYKNEETGEIYKWNNNIYQLNPYMTTEANHNTSKKNRFMGNVAGTYKLKDWIALTFRTGLDTYVFGAKDFMAAGSTWPGRETGYIGLNDITVSEMNTDIIATISDIKLANDLTFSGILGTSRRDFRRQENSSSGINIIEPGTEYISNFTTHTINAPTETKTRTNSVYGSAKLDYKGYLYAEFTGRNDWFSVINKDAFYPAVSLGFVFSDAFNIKSDAFSYGKFRASWANVSNAPGAYKNSLNYTTYSSYDGQSVVNIKNTSAPNLNLTYQSKTGTEFGLETAFFKNRLRADITVYREDTSDQTLDLASSATSGYEFLSVNAGKLRNEGIEIFLSGTPIKTNSFEWGIDLNFSKNKNSILSLHPDINTYTISEARWAGAAIVAQVGGQYGTIIGKDFQRTESGEMIVGANGLPLYTDTKVVLGKGVPDWAAGLTNRFSYKGITLQFLLDMKFGMDVYSMTNSVAATKGLLDVTTEGRDAYNAARAQAAASDPNFNIQSWVPTAGYVANGVVNTGTAQNPNYVRNEKPVDPQAYWTNVFDNTPAPFIYDASYVKLREVSLGYTIPKSVFEGAKINSIYISAFARNLLTFSKDLPNIDPESMYTSGNGQGFEYGSLPFRRSYGFNIKVTF